One Persicobacter psychrovividus DNA window includes the following coding sequences:
- a CDS encoding aminopeptidase C, whose product MKRHLKNAIATVALGASVALSAQAQDISTNKKDGGYHFTTIKNLEGGSVKNQMRTGTCWSFSALSFYNSEVKRITGKDVNLAEMWVVRNAYFLKAEKYVRMHGKTNFGEGGAFHDIPAVMRKFGIVPESVYEGTIPGQTVRNHAELESVLKNMLDAFIANKSKKLSPAWKDAVNGVLDAYFGKRPEKFEYQGKEYTPASYMASLGLNLDDYVSITSYTHHPFYKPFVLEVEDNWEWKQSYNVPMNEMVDIAKHAVEEGYSIAWGADVSEKGFSYRDGLAIVPADGISIKKSGKDNKNFSDAGAKKSSSAFDTPQKEEEITQEMRQKAFDNYETTDDHGMHITGLVKDQNGKDYFLVKNSWGNSNDIDGYFFASEPYFAYKTMNYVVNKNALTKSMKKKLGIK is encoded by the coding sequence ATGAAAAGACATTTGAAAAATGCCATTGCAACAGTAGCCCTTGGTGCTTCTGTCGCATTAAGTGCTCAGGCACAAGATATTTCCACCAACAAAAAAGATGGTGGGTATCACTTCACAACGATCAAAAACCTTGAAGGTGGATCTGTGAAAAACCAAATGAGAACAGGTACTTGCTGGTCATTTTCAGCATTGTCTTTTTATAACAGTGAAGTAAAAAGAATTACAGGAAAGGATGTCAACCTTGCAGAAATGTGGGTGGTACGTAATGCTTATTTCCTGAAAGCGGAAAAATATGTGCGCATGCACGGAAAAACCAACTTTGGTGAAGGTGGCGCATTCCACGATATTCCTGCTGTAATGCGTAAATTCGGTATTGTTCCTGAGTCGGTTTATGAAGGAACGATCCCAGGCCAAACGGTGCGTAACCATGCTGAATTGGAGTCAGTATTGAAAAATATGCTTGACGCCTTTATCGCGAATAAGTCTAAAAAATTGTCGCCAGCATGGAAAGATGCCGTGAATGGTGTTTTGGATGCTTACTTCGGTAAAAGACCAGAGAAATTTGAGTACCAGGGTAAAGAGTATACGCCAGCGTCTTATATGGCTTCTTTGGGCTTGAACCTTGATGATTATGTTTCGATCACTTCTTATACACACCACCCATTCTACAAGCCATTTGTGTTGGAGGTTGAAGATAACTGGGAGTGGAAACAATCTTACAATGTGCCAATGAATGAAATGGTGGACATCGCCAAGCATGCAGTAGAAGAAGGTTATTCTATTGCCTGGGGTGCTGACGTTTCAGAAAAAGGATTCTCTTACCGTGACGGATTGGCTATTGTTCCTGCGGATGGTATCAGTATCAAGAAATCAGGTAAGGACAATAAAAACTTCTCTGATGCAGGTGCTAAAAAATCATCAAGTGCATTCGATACGCCTCAGAAAGAGGAAGAAATTACGCAAGAGATGCGTCAGAAAGCTTTCGATAATTATGAAACGACTGATGATCACGGAATGCACATCACGGGCTTGGTGAAAGACCAAAATGGTAAAGATTACTTCTTGGTGAAAAACTCTTGGGGTAACTCCAATGATATCGACGGTTACTTCTTCGCTTCTGAGCCTTACTTCGCTTACAAGACGATGAACTATGTAGTCAACAAAAATGCATTGACAAAATCAATGAAAAAGAAATTGGGAATTAAGTAA
- a CDS encoding C1 family peptidase yields MQYRWMKIMGLTMMMAGSGLVAQAQDSFKNMEDGAYHFTVVKDNDGGAVKNQFRTGTCWSFSTMSFYDAEAKRLSGLETNLSEMYTVRNAYFMKAERYVRLHGKTQFDEGGLATDVPKVMRRFGVMPAFAYEGNIKGQGQVRNHAELVAVLKAMCDAFIENHSRKLSPAWKDAVNGVLDAYFGAVPADFKVDGKTYTPKSYMEHLKLQPQEYVALTSFTHHPYHSSFVVEVPDNWSRSTAFNLPLEELMATLDAGLEQGYTAVWDADVSERGFIHAAGLAVLPTDEMTKADLDGKHYVAEQTVTPERRQEMFDNYQTTDDHLMHITGIVKDQEGKKYYIIKNSWGADSNQTDGYLYASEAYVKAKTISFFFNQSALSKQMQKAVR; encoded by the coding sequence ATGCAATATCGTTGGATGAAGATCATGGGTTTAACCATGATGATGGCAGGATCTGGATTGGTCGCTCAAGCACAGGACAGTTTTAAAAATATGGAAGATGGCGCTTACCATTTTACCGTTGTAAAAGATAATGATGGTGGGGCAGTGAAAAATCAATTCCGTACAGGTACTTGCTGGTCATTTTCAACGATGTCATTTTATGATGCAGAGGCCAAGCGACTTAGCGGATTGGAAACCAACCTGTCGGAAATGTACACCGTTCGAAATGCCTATTTCATGAAAGCGGAACGTTATGTGCGATTGCATGGCAAAACACAATTTGATGAAGGTGGCCTGGCTACTGATGTGCCGAAGGTGATGCGCCGTTTTGGGGTGATGCCAGCATTTGCCTACGAGGGAAATATCAAAGGGCAGGGGCAGGTTCGTAACCATGCTGAGTTGGTGGCTGTGCTTAAAGCCATGTGCGATGCCTTCATCGAGAACCATTCCCGTAAGTTGTCTCCAGCATGGAAAGATGCCGTAAATGGCGTTCTTGATGCTTATTTCGGTGCTGTTCCAGCAGATTTTAAAGTCGATGGGAAAACCTACACCCCAAAATCTTATATGGAACATTTGAAACTTCAGCCGCAGGAATATGTGGCATTAACGAGTTTCACCCACCACCCATACCATAGTTCTTTTGTGGTGGAGGTGCCAGATAACTGGTCGAGAAGTACCGCCTTCAACCTGCCTTTGGAGGAACTGATGGCGACGCTTGACGCAGGACTTGAACAGGGTTATACCGCCGTTTGGGATGCGGATGTGAGTGAACGCGGATTTATCCATGCGGCAGGTCTAGCAGTGCTTCCAACGGATGAAATGACCAAGGCCGACCTTGATGGCAAACACTATGTGGCGGAGCAAACGGTTACTCCGGAGCGTCGTCAGGAGATGTTTGACAATTATCAAACCACCGACGACCACTTGATGCATATCACGGGAATCGTTAAAGATCAGGAAGGTAAAAAATACTATATCATTAAAAATTCCTGGGGAGCTGACAGTAACCAGACGGATGGTTATTTGTATGCTTCGGAGGCTTATGTGAAAGCTAAAACGATCAGTTTTTTCTTCAATCAGTCTGCATTGAGTAAGCAAATGCAAAAGGCTGTTCGATAG
- a CDS encoding dihydrofolate reductase, which produces MSERKERKTAIIAAIGENGELGAENQLLWRLPKDTAFFTDKIKLLPTIMGRKTAESPDMEHSDYQNIIVSRQQGYQLRDFEIAENLNQAWALVAAENREVMVCGGAQIYNLTIQDVDRLYITHVHATFSQADAFFPPIDPAIWKKVSEEYHPKDHEHTHDMTFCIYEKI; this is translated from the coding sequence ATGAGCGAAAGAAAAGAAAGAAAAACGGCGATTATTGCCGCTATTGGCGAAAATGGTGAACTCGGAGCAGAGAATCAACTCCTTTGGCGCCTCCCAAAAGACACCGCATTTTTCACTGATAAAATCAAACTGCTGCCCACGATTATGGGTAGAAAAACGGCGGAGTCGCCAGATATGGAACATTCAGATTACCAAAATATCATCGTCAGCAGACAGCAAGGTTACCAGCTTAGGGATTTTGAAATTGCTGAAAATCTCAATCAAGCCTGGGCATTGGTTGCAGCGGAAAATCGCGAAGTGATGGTATGCGGTGGCGCACAAATTTACAACCTGACGATTCAGGATGTCGATCGGCTTTATATCACGCATGTCCACGCCACCTTCTCACAGGCCGATGCATTCTTCCCACCTATCGACCCTGCCATCTGGAAAAAAGTCAGTGAGGAATATCACCCTAAGGATCATGAACATACACATGATATGACATTTTGTATCTATGAAAAAATATAA